Proteins encoded in a region of the Mucilaginibacter sabulilitoris genome:
- a CDS encoding AraC family transcriptional regulator codes for MNKPPLVKEITRITDSLNIRISDRFGAGNDSGKHEHEHANLVFILNGGCTEKRQHFTYEREAADIAFLHAGEAHETTFTEIPTRYISLDIKPNAFAENNLTEGDILNTIKKCPDAKFLVLKMYRELLYNDDLTIDSVKMLFSEFASLSLVMTVKKSPPIWVNIVYQLLNDKWNETVTLKELSQAAGVNPITISKHFPTYFACTLGSYLRKLRIERSLSLIKNEGTSLTQTAYACNFSDQSHFIRNFRIYTSLSPKQYEKL; via the coding sequence ATGAATAAGCCCCCATTGGTTAAAGAAATTACGAGAATTACTGATAGCCTAAATATCAGGATTTCGGACCGGTTTGGCGCGGGAAACGACTCCGGGAAACATGAGCATGAACATGCTAACCTGGTTTTTATATTAAATGGAGGCTGTACTGAAAAAAGACAGCACTTTACTTATGAACGAGAGGCAGCAGACATTGCATTTTTGCATGCCGGTGAAGCACACGAAACCACCTTTACAGAAATACCTACCCGTTATATTTCTCTTGACATTAAGCCCAATGCATTTGCCGAAAACAACCTCACCGAAGGCGATATTTTAAATACCATCAAAAAATGCCCTGACGCTAAATTCCTGGTTTTAAAAATGTACCGTGAATTACTTTATAACGATGATCTGACAATTGACTCGGTAAAAATGTTGTTTTCGGAATTCGCTTCGCTTTCGCTGGTAATGACTGTAAAAAAATCACCACCTATCTGGGTTAATATCGTTTATCAGTTGTTGAATGATAAATGGAATGAAACCGTCACCCTGAAGGAACTATCGCAGGCAGCCGGGGTAAATCCTATCACAATATCTAAGCACTTCCCAACCTATTTCGCTTGTACGCTTGGCAGTTACCTGCGCAAGCTCAGGATAGAGCGTTCATTATCCCTGATAAAGAATGAGGGCACTTCCTTAACCCAAACTGCTTATGCCTGTAACTTTTCAGATCAAAGCCATTTTATCAGGAATTTCAGGATATATACTTCACTATCGCCGAAGCAGTATGAAAAACTTTGA
- a CDS encoding vitamin K epoxide reductase family protein, whose protein sequence is MKNYLNKLLEPKQNGAEITSLLVKLLNVKISDGSIKKDLEQHPDYPSLLSISDILTHYGIENLSVKVNRSKIIAVPVPFITQLKGTGRKLDFFTIVKEISIDTIQFFDPESHRWQVSLIDAFLERCSGVVLLTEVGQAAGEKDYVQKIKSENRQKRVQNLTALCIPAMLLITGIIAFIHKGTTVLFPLVFSVLTLVGGILSILLLWFELDQYNPTLQQICSAGKKINCGAVLNSKGAKIAGISWSSIGLSYFIGELLFLMLGGLSNPYALFLLSWLNALALPYIFYSIYYQWQVAKQWCVLCLCVQGLLALQFATALAGNWHILFRLETIPPELYLQLITSFSVPFIMISILYPALLKAKERNGINTELQQLKHNPQVFEALLTKQKVLEESPTGLGIILGNPNATYKIIKVCNPYCGPCAKAHTPMEELLHNNPDIQIQIIFTAKNDEHDKAAAPVKHLLAIAENSNQIKTQLALDDWYLAEKKDYKNFATQYPMNGELKNQGNKIDAMRAWCNKTEIKFTPTFFVSIPFQNEQSTPFYQLPSTYQVEDLKYFLSV, encoded by the coding sequence ATGAAGAACTACCTTAACAAACTTCTTGAACCCAAACAAAACGGAGCAGAAATTACCTCTTTACTGGTCAAATTATTAAATGTCAAAATATCAGATGGATCTATAAAAAAAGATCTTGAGCAGCATCCGGATTATCCGAGCTTATTGAGCATCAGTGATATACTTACTCACTATGGTATCGAAAATTTAAGTGTTAAAGTAAACCGTAGTAAAATTATTGCCGTACCTGTCCCCTTCATCACTCAATTAAAGGGGACAGGGAGAAAGTTAGATTTTTTTACAATTGTAAAAGAGATCAGCATAGATACCATCCAATTCTTCGATCCAGAGTCACATCGTTGGCAGGTTAGTTTAATTGATGCCTTTTTGGAAAGATGTTCGGGTGTCGTATTATTAACCGAAGTTGGACAAGCTGCCGGAGAAAAAGATTATGTTCAAAAAATAAAATCGGAAAATCGGCAAAAGAGAGTTCAAAACCTGACTGCACTTTGTATTCCGGCTATGTTATTGATAACTGGGATTATCGCTTTCATACATAAAGGCACAACTGTGTTATTTCCACTTGTGTTTTCCGTTTTGACACTTGTCGGGGGCATACTCAGCATTCTATTGCTTTGGTTTGAATTGGACCAGTATAATCCGACGTTGCAACAAATATGCAGTGCGGGTAAAAAAATAAACTGCGGTGCGGTCTTAAATTCAAAGGGAGCAAAAATTGCAGGTATAAGCTGGAGTAGTATCGGACTGAGCTATTTTATAGGAGAACTGTTGTTTTTAATGCTTGGAGGCCTTTCCAATCCCTATGCCTTGTTTTTACTGTCCTGGCTTAATGCACTCGCATTGCCGTATATATTCTACTCTATTTACTACCAGTGGCAAGTCGCAAAGCAATGGTGCGTTTTGTGTCTTTGTGTTCAGGGCTTATTAGCGCTGCAATTTGCAACAGCGCTCGCAGGAAACTGGCACATATTATTTCGCCTTGAAACTATCCCGCCGGAGTTATATTTGCAATTGATCACATCGTTTTCCGTACCGTTCATAATGATCTCCATTCTATATCCCGCTTTGCTAAAAGCTAAGGAGCGTAATGGCATCAACACGGAATTACAGCAGCTTAAACATAATCCACAAGTGTTTGAAGCTTTGCTGACAAAACAAAAAGTACTGGAAGAAAGCCCAACTGGCTTAGGGATAATTTTGGGTAACCCTAATGCAACGTATAAAATAATTAAAGTTTGTAATCCCTACTGCGGGCCTTGCGCGAAAGCCCATACCCCTATGGAGGAGTTGTTGCACAACAATCCAGATATACAAATACAGATCATATTTACGGCGAAGAACGATGAACATGATAAAGCCGCTGCTCCTGTAAAACACTTACTGGCAATCGCGGAAAATAGTAACCAGATAAAGACGCAACTAGCGCTTGATGACTGGTATCTCGCTGAAAAAAAAGATTATAAGAATTTTGCCACTCAATATCCTATGAATGGCGAACTTAAGAATCAGGGAAATAAAATAGACGCCATGAGAGCGTGGTGTAATAAAACGGAAATTAAATTTACACCTACTTTTTTTGTTTCGATTCCATTTCAAAACGAGCAGTCGACACCATTTTATCAACTACCGTCAACATACCAGGTAGAAGATCTAAAATATTTTCTTTCTGTATAA
- a CDS encoding TlpA disulfide reductase family protein, with protein MRKLLSVFICFLSLFFILQADAQTTRNNGYVINGTVTGIDSGVVRMLSKDLGVRDSAVIVNGKFVFRGNIGSPERRTFMIIPGNWAFKGFVEDTAINFWIDTSDAMHQYYKTKDYPIIWQITETGSAMADVYTQYQNETGDTYGFSLLKKLKTAKKDSIAHIRNEIDSIGKLHTGNEKVWIDNYISQNPSSLAGIYIFNEYCGSLADISEVYLRSAINQFSGTAKASSYYDALINKLSTLENKQANSLAPDFTLLKRDKSKFTLSTTRGSVTMLDFWASWCVPCRKGIPHWKKMYAKFHHKGFNIVSVSDDRYWNDWIRALDKEKMPWTQVIDEFPSKGSTARVGGLYALKSIPFFILLNKEGKVIIASGDEDIMTKKIEEILQ; from the coding sequence ATGAGGAAATTATTAAGTGTGTTTATCTGCTTTTTATCATTATTTTTTATTCTCCAGGCTGATGCTCAAACTACCAGGAATAATGGTTATGTAATTAACGGCACGGTAACCGGTATAGATTCTGGGGTCGTACGTATGCTTTCAAAGGATCTGGGTGTAAGGGATAGCGCCGTCATCGTTAATGGAAAATTTGTTTTTCGGGGAAACATAGGTTCGCCTGAAAGAAGAACATTCATGATCATCCCAGGTAACTGGGCATTTAAGGGATTCGTAGAGGATACCGCTATCAATTTTTGGATCGATACATCGGATGCCATGCATCAGTACTACAAAACGAAAGACTACCCTATAATATGGCAAATCACAGAAACGGGCTCTGCAATGGCCGATGTTTATACTCAATATCAAAATGAAACCGGTGACACCTATGGCTTTTCTCTTCTTAAAAAGTTAAAAACAGCAAAAAAAGATTCCATTGCTCACATCAGGAATGAAATAGATTCAATCGGCAAGCTGCACACGGGGAATGAAAAAGTATGGATTGATAATTATATTAGTCAAAACCCAAGCTCCCTTGCCGGGATTTATATATTTAATGAATATTGTGGTTCATTGGCCGATATCTCCGAGGTTTATTTGCGGTCGGCTATTAACCAATTTTCGGGAACTGCAAAGGCATCTTCGTATTATGACGCATTAATTAATAAATTGTCGACACTGGAAAACAAGCAAGCCAATAGCCTTGCGCCCGATTTTACACTGCTAAAAAGAGATAAGTCCAAATTCACACTTTCTACGACGCGCGGATCTGTAACTATGCTGGATTTTTGGGCAAGTTGGTGTGTGCCTTGCAGAAAAGGTATTCCTCACTGGAAAAAAATGTATGCAAAATTTCATCATAAAGGATTTAACATTGTCAGTGTGTCCGACGACAGGTATTGGAATGATTGGATACGTGCGCTTGATAAAGAGAAAATGCCATGGACGCAGGTTATTGACGAATTCCCTTCAAAGGGCTCTACAGCAAGAGTTGGTGGTTTATATGCACTTAAGTCTATTCCTTTTTTTATATTACTGAATAAAGAGGGAAAGGTGATCATTGCTTCAGGTGATGAGGACATAATGACAAAAAAAATAGAAGAAATCCTTCAGTAA
- a CDS encoding cytochrome b5 domain-containing protein has product MNPLPEYTRSQLALRNGQDKPQIWVAYKGVIYDVTESRLWRNGKHYEHWAGQDLTHELVDAPHTETVFEKFEKIGKLKII; this is encoded by the coding sequence GTGAATCCATTGCCCGAATATACCAGATCGCAACTGGCCCTGCGCAACGGGCAAGACAAACCACAGATATGGGTTGCCTATAAAGGGGTAATTTACGATGTGACTGAAAGCCGACTGTGGCGAAACGGTAAACACTACGAACACTGGGCCGGGCAGGACCTAACCCATGAACTTGTTGACGCCCCGCATACCGAAACCGTATTTGAAAAGTTTGAGAAGATAGGGAAACTGAAAATTATTTGA
- a CDS encoding lycopene cyclase domain-containing protein translates to MKYTYLLINVLTVFFPIVLSFDKKVHFYKSWKYIWPGMSITGLFFLFWDMLFTIKGVWSFNPRYITAITFFQLPLEEILFFLTVPFSCIFIYACLNYYVKWQINDRFTRLISNLIILLCLLGLIFYFDRIYTVVTLGLLLVLMLILQYGFKVNWLNRYYLAYLVALIPFYIVNGILTSVPVVMYNNSQNMGKRVGTIPVEDHFYLMALLLMNIGFFEYFKAKNKSL, encoded by the coding sequence GTGAAGTACACTTACCTGCTTATCAATGTATTGACGGTGTTTTTCCCTATAGTACTGTCATTTGATAAAAAGGTGCATTTTTATAAAAGCTGGAAATATATTTGGCCGGGTATGAGTATAACCGGCTTGTTCTTTTTGTTTTGGGATATGCTGTTCACCATAAAAGGTGTATGGTCTTTTAACCCGCGTTATATAACCGCCATTACTTTTTTTCAGCTTCCGCTCGAGGAGATATTGTTTTTTTTAACAGTACCCTTTTCCTGCATTTTTATTTATGCCTGCTTAAATTATTATGTAAAGTGGCAAATTAATGACCGGTTTACACGCCTTATCAGCAATCTGATTATCCTGTTATGCCTGTTAGGGCTTATATTTTATTTCGACAGGATTTATACCGTGGTAACTTTGGGGCTGCTGCTGGTTTTAATGCTGATATTGCAGTACGGTTTTAAGGTGAATTGGCTTAACCGGTACTACCTGGCTTATCTGGTAGCACTCATTCCCTTTTATATTGTAAACGGTATACTTACATCGGTACCGGTGGTAATGTATAATAACAGCCAAAACATGGGTAAAAGAGTGGGCACCATACCGGTAGAAGATCATTTTTATTTAATGGCCTTACTGCTGATGAATATTGGTTTTTTTGAATACTTTAAAGCGAAAAATAAATCATTGTGA
- a CDS encoding phytoene/squalene synthase family protein → MMTLYNETCFECSKLITNKYSTSFSLGIKAFDKGYRYPIYAIYGFVRYADEIVDTFHEHDKQRLISDFRSETFKAISEGISLNPVVHAFQQVVNKYSIEHDLIDAFLRSMEMDLDMKAYNDVCYKNYIYGSAEAIGLMCLRVFTNNNHEQYEALLHQARSLGSAFQKVNFLRDVKADFQERGRTYFPNIDFNNFTETDKRIIEADIKNDFDNAFEGIKRLPAGTRLGVYIAYVYYLQLFKKISYTPANVILQKRIRISDTRKMSLYVKAVLQQKLNVI, encoded by the coding sequence ATGATGACCCTGTACAACGAAACCTGTTTTGAATGCAGTAAATTAATAACCAATAAATACAGTACATCATTTAGCTTGGGGATAAAGGCGTTTGACAAAGGCTACCGGTACCCTATTTATGCTATTTATGGTTTTGTAAGGTATGCCGATGAAATAGTTGATACTTTTCATGAGCATGACAAGCAGCGGCTGATAAGTGATTTCAGAAGTGAAACATTTAAGGCTATTAGCGAGGGTATCAGTTTAAATCCGGTTGTTCATGCCTTTCAACAGGTAGTGAACAAATACAGCATTGAGCATGATTTGATAGATGCCTTTTTACGTTCGATGGAAATGGACCTGGATATGAAAGCATATAATGATGTTTGTTACAAAAACTACATCTATGGTTCGGCCGAAGCAATTGGCTTAATGTGCCTGCGTGTTTTTACCAATAATAACCATGAGCAGTACGAGGCACTCTTACATCAGGCCCGCAGTTTGGGCTCAGCTTTTCAGAAGGTAAACTTTTTGCGCGATGTAAAGGCCGATTTTCAGGAACGCGGTCGCACCTATTTCCCCAATATTGATTTTAACAATTTTACCGAAACCGATAAACGCATTATTGAAGCCGATATAAAAAACGACTTTGACAATGCCTTTGAAGGGATAAAACGATTACCTGCAGGAACACGGCTTGGAGTTTACATTGCTTATGTATACTACCTGCAGCTATTTAAAAAAATAAGCTATACGCCAGCAAACGTTATCCTTCAAAAAAGGATACGTATTTCTGATACGCGTAAAATGAGTTTGTATGTTAAAGCTGTGTTGCAGCAAAAACTGAATGTGATTTAA
- a CDS encoding PfkB family carbohydrate kinase, which produces MSLLVIGTVAFDAIETPFGKTDKIVGGSATFASLGASYFYDRIKIVAVVGDDFPQSEIEDLQKHNVNTEGLQIKKGEKSFFWSGRYHNDMNSRDTLTTELNVLEAFDPIIPHSYQDCEYLMLGNLSPQVQQTVISRLTNRPKLIVMDTMNFWMDIAFDELLATIKLVDVLTINDAEARQLSGEFSLVKAARKILTMGPKFVIIKKGEHGALLFHEDKIFSAPALPLAEVFDPTGAGDTFAGGFIGYLAKVGTVSFDNMKNAIIFGSALASFCVEKFGSEKLRNLSQQEISARVQEFIGLAKFEIEL; this is translated from the coding sequence ATGAGCTTGTTAGTTATTGGTACTGTGGCGTTTGACGCCATTGAAACACCCTTTGGAAAGACGGATAAAATTGTAGGCGGATCGGCAACCTTTGCAAGTTTGGGCGCATCTTACTTTTATGACCGTATAAAAATTGTTGCTGTTGTTGGCGATGACTTTCCGCAAAGCGAGATAGAAGATCTTCAAAAACACAATGTGAACACCGAAGGGTTGCAGATAAAAAAAGGCGAAAAGTCGTTTTTTTGGAGCGGCCGGTACCACAACGATATGAATAGCCGCGACACACTGACTACAGAATTGAACGTTCTGGAGGCTTTTGACCCTATCATCCCCCACTCATACCAGGACTGCGAATACCTGATGCTGGGTAATTTATCGCCGCAGGTACAGCAAACAGTTATCAGCCGTTTAACCAACCGCCCTAAACTTATTGTAATGGACACCATGAACTTTTGGATGGACATTGCCTTTGACGAACTGCTGGCTACTATAAAGCTTGTTGATGTATTAACTATTAACGATGCTGAAGCGCGTCAGCTATCGGGTGAGTTTTCACTGGTTAAGGCTGCACGTAAAATATTAACCATGGGGCCAAAGTTTGTTATCATCAAAAAAGGTGAGCATGGCGCCCTGTTGTTTCATGAGGATAAAATATTCAGCGCCCCTGCCCTGCCGCTGGCCGAGGTTTTTGACCCCACAGGTGCAGGAGATACGTTTGCAGGCGGTTTTATAGGTTATTTGGCCAAAGTAGGCACTGTGAGCTTTGATAACATGAAAAACGCCATCATATTTGGCTCTGCGCTGGCGTCGTTCTGTGTTGAGAAATTTGGGTCCGAGAAATTAAGGAACTTGTCGCAGCAGGAAATCTCAGCACGTGTTCAGGAATTTATAGGATTAGCAAAATTCGAGATCGAACTTTAA
- a CDS encoding lanthionine synthetase LanC family protein → MTSLKRIEDWLERYEDNFTNNYGLHYGKTGLMMVYFKLFEISKNHAYQAKARLFIDDLSEHIESVKDTSFEHGLAGIGWAIEWMAQNKFIDADTNEVLEDMDDELYKSIVYAEPSKESGLSNYIGKGLYFYRRLKSKNMNSKRYRTICNQECLNLMTDKVCETLNAHNKNLHADVPGIRQQDIASVARSLVFLSMINNASLNTDHGKNLICETSEAVSGYLDSKIATGQFVIADLQLIYAYSKTGQLLNDRQYGETVRKALTVFQPKGQLSTVDRLILMELIPNMHANIFEDTNIRLKLTISNIIKMIGLEQSSARSNWEEGVFI, encoded by the coding sequence ATGACTTCACTAAAACGCATAGAGGATTGGTTGGAACGTTACGAAGATAATTTTACAAATAACTATGGTCTGCATTATGGAAAAACGGGTCTTATGATGGTCTACTTTAAATTATTTGAGATATCTAAAAATCATGCTTACCAAGCTAAGGCCAGATTATTTATCGATGATTTGAGCGAGCATATTGAATCCGTTAAGGATACCAGTTTTGAACACGGCTTAGCTGGCATAGGCTGGGCGATAGAATGGATGGCACAAAATAAATTTATAGATGCTGATACTAACGAAGTTCTAGAGGACATGGATGATGAACTCTATAAAAGCATTGTATACGCCGAGCCTTCAAAAGAATCAGGTCTTTCTAATTATATAGGGAAAGGACTATATTTTTACCGGCGACTAAAATCGAAGAATATGAACAGCAAGCGGTACAGAACGATATGCAACCAGGAGTGTTTAAATCTAATGACTGATAAGGTTTGTGAAACTTTAAACGCACATAATAAAAATTTACACGCCGACGTGCCCGGAATTCGGCAGCAAGATATCGCCTCGGTTGCCCGGTCGCTCGTTTTTTTATCTATGATCAATAATGCCAGTTTAAATACAGACCACGGCAAGAATTTGATCTGTGAGACTTCTGAAGCAGTAAGCGGTTATTTAGATTCAAAAATTGCTACTGGTCAGTTTGTAATAGCTGATCTGCAATTAATATATGCATATTCAAAAACGGGGCAATTATTAAATGACCGGCAATATGGCGAAACGGTACGAAAGGCCTTGACCGTTTTTCAACCCAAAGGTCAACTTTCTACGGTTGATCGGTTGATATTGATGGAACTCATACCAAATATGCATGCGAATATTTTTGAGGATACAAACATAAGGCTAAAATTAACCATATCTAATATAATCAAAATGATTGGACTCGAGCAAAGTTCAGCGCGATCAAATTGGGAGGAAGGTGTGTTTATTTAA